The following is a genomic window from Nitrospirota bacterium.
GACAATTGATTATCTTGAGCTCAGCGATATATACAACGGTCTTATAAAGGCATGTTTCTTTGGCATGGCAATTGCTTTAATAAGTTGTTATAAGGGATTTACTGCAGAAGGGGGCGCAGAAGGTGTGGGGAAAGCAACTACAGGTGCAGTGGTTATCTCCTCTATGACTATCCTGATCTCTGATTATTTTCTTACAGCATGGTTGTTCGGAGAGTAAACCCAGTTAGAAAATGATTTTCTAACGGGGTAAATATCATCTCTGCCATAAATCCCGTTAGAGATTTGTCTCTAAACGGGATAAATGGCGGGGCTTTCTAACGGGGTAAAGATGATTCAGGTTGTAGACCTTTATAAATCATTCGGTAACAATCATGTTCTTCAGGGTGTAAACCTCACGGTGAACTGTGGTGAAAGTATGGTTGTCATCGGAGGAAGTGGGTCAGGTAAGAGTGTGCTTATAAAACACATCATTGGACTTCTTAAACCTGACAGTGGTAAGATATTAATAGATAATGTAGATATAGCGGGTCTTGGTGAGAAGGAGCTTAATGAAATAAGAAAGAAGTTTGGTATGTTATTTCAGGGTTCTGCCCTTTTTGATTCTTTCAGTGTCTGGGAGAATGTCGGTTTTGGCTTAAAACAGCATAAGAAATTGACCGCTAAAGAAATAAGGCACATTGCCACAGAGAAATTGGAGATGGTAGGGCTTGTTGGTGTGGAAAACCTTATGCCCTCAGAACTATCGGGAGGCATGAAAAAGAGGGTTGGTCTTGCGAGAGCA
Proteins encoded in this region:
- a CDS encoding ABC transporter ATP-binding protein, whose product is MIQVVDLYKSFGNNHVLQGVNLTVNCGESMVVIGGSGSGKSVLIKHIIGLLKPDSGKILIDNVDIAGLGEKELNEIRKKFGMLFQGSALFDSFSVWENVGFGLKQHKKLTAKEIRHIATEKLEMVGLVGVENLMPSELSGGMKKRVGLARAIAMEPEILLYDEPTTGLDPIMADAINGLIIDMKKKLNVTSISITHDMVSAYKIADRIAMLYNGKIIEVGTPEEIKNTSNPIVRQFITGSAVGPITDAQMKHHRDLLTGVSYG